Proteins encoded within one genomic window of Kibdelosporangium phytohabitans:
- a CDS encoding fasciclin domain-containing protein, whose product MRLPRAAAAVIGGVALMTMAACGSSDMGASSQPSQAPAPTSSAMAAQFGPACGAVPKDGPGSFDGMAKDPVATAASNNPVLSTLVTAVKQAGLVDTLNSAKDITVFAPTNEAFAKIPKADLDKVLADKEMLTKVLTHHVVGKTVSPTDLASGTFDTLAKDSITTSGSGESYKVGDANVVCGNVKTGNATVYLVDSVLMPAEQFGAACASIPKDGPGSFQGMAMDPVATAASNNPALSTLVTAVKQAGLVDTLNGLKGVTVFAPSNEAFAKLPKADLDKVLADKALLTKVLTYHVVPKTVTTADLAAGSFDTVEKGKLTTSGSGQDFTIGTGGAKVVCGNVKTANATVYIIDSVLMPPAA is encoded by the coding sequence ATGCGTTTGCCACGTGCAGCCGCTGCGGTCATCGGCGGCGTCGCCCTGATGACCATGGCCGCCTGCGGATCCAGCGACATGGGCGCCTCCAGCCAGCCGTCCCAGGCCCCCGCCCCGACCAGCTCCGCGATGGCCGCCCAGTTCGGTCCGGCGTGTGGCGCTGTGCCCAAGGACGGCCCCGGTAGCTTCGACGGAATGGCGAAGGACCCGGTCGCGACCGCCGCGTCGAACAACCCGGTTCTGTCCACTCTGGTCACCGCCGTGAAGCAGGCAGGCCTGGTCGACACGCTCAACAGCGCCAAGGACATCACGGTGTTCGCCCCGACCAACGAGGCGTTCGCCAAGATCCCCAAGGCCGACCTGGACAAGGTGCTGGCCGACAAGGAGATGCTGACCAAGGTCCTGACCCACCACGTGGTCGGCAAGACCGTCAGCCCCACCGACCTCGCCTCGGGCACCTTCGACACACTGGCCAAGGACTCGATCACCACCTCCGGCAGCGGCGAGTCGTACAAGGTCGGCGACGCCAACGTGGTCTGCGGCAACGTCAAGACCGGCAACGCCACCGTCTACCTCGTCGACAGCGTGCTGATGCCCGCCGAGCAGTTCGGTGCGGCCTGTGCGTCGATCCCGAAGGACGGCCCCGGTAGCTTCCAGGGCATGGCCATGGACCCGGTCGCGACCGCCGCGTCCAACAACCCGGCGCTGTCCACTCTGGTCACCGCGGTCAAGCAGGCCGGTCTGGTCGACACGCTCAACGGTCTGAAGGGCGTCACCGTGTTCGCGCCGAGCAACGAGGCGTTCGCCAAGCTGCCCAAGGCCGACCTGGACAAGGTGCTGGCCGACAAGGCACTGCTGACCAAGGTCCTGACCTACCACGTCGTGCCGAAGACGGTCACCACCGCCGACCTGGCCGCCGGTAGCTTCGACACCGTCGAGAAGGGCAAGCTGACCACCTCGGGCAGCGGGCAGGACTTCACCATCGGCACCGGCGGCGCCAAGGTCGTCTGCGGCAACGTCAAGACCGCCAACGCCACCGTCTACATCATCGACTCCGTCCTGATGCCGCCGGCGGCGTAG
- the sigK gene encoding ECF RNA polymerase sigma factor SigK, which produces MRDRGRIQFSQHDIAMPESLDQLLPRVAQGDSQAFEQFYRHLSAPVFGLILRVLRDPAQSEEVAQEVFLELWRTAARYNAGQGSVRSWAMMIAHRRAVDRVRMAQSISERDTKAAQVDRARDFDEVTDTVLGNLERQQVRACLDSLTDVQRESVRLAYYQGYTHREVSQLLDCPLGTIKTRLRDGLIRLRDCLGATP; this is translated from the coding sequence ATGCGAGACCGGGGCCGGATTCAGTTCTCGCAGCACGACATCGCCATGCCCGAATCTCTGGACCAGTTGCTTCCCCGCGTCGCACAGGGTGACAGCCAGGCGTTCGAACAGTTCTACCGGCACCTGTCGGCACCCGTGTTCGGCCTGATCCTCCGCGTCCTGCGGGATCCGGCGCAGTCGGAGGAAGTCGCCCAAGAGGTGTTCCTCGAGCTGTGGCGCACCGCCGCCCGGTACAACGCCGGCCAGGGCAGCGTCCGGTCGTGGGCGATGATGATCGCGCACCGCAGAGCGGTCGATCGCGTCCGCATGGCCCAGTCCATCAGCGAGCGCGACACCAAGGCCGCACAGGTCGATCGTGCCCGCGACTTCGACGAGGTCACGGACACCGTCCTCGGCAACCTGGAACGCCAGCAGGTGCGGGCGTGCCTGGACAGCCTGACCGACGTCCAGCGCGAGTCAGTTCGCCTGGCGTACTACCAGGGCTACACCCACCGAGAGGTCTCCCAACTCCTGGACTGTCCACTCGGGACAATCAAAACCCGTTTGCGGGACGGACTCATCCGGCTGCGCGACTGTCTGGGAGCGACACCATGA
- a CDS encoding HPF/RaiA family ribosome-associated protein: MQIQVNTDHNIDGGEKLAAYVTSELASSLSRFEQWLTRVEVHLTVDAAGRVEDKRCVIEARPAGAQSVAVTHHAGTVDDAYTGAAQKMAKVLDTKYSRAHDHKGGDTIRHMEPVDDSN; encoded by the coding sequence GTGCAGATCCAGGTCAACACCGACCACAACATCGATGGTGGCGAGAAGCTGGCTGCGTACGTGACGAGTGAACTGGCTTCCAGCCTGTCGCGGTTCGAGCAGTGGCTGACTCGCGTGGAGGTGCATCTCACTGTGGACGCTGCCGGGCGGGTCGAGGACAAGCGCTGCGTGATCGAGGCCCGCCCGGCCGGCGCGCAGTCCGTCGCGGTCACCCACCACGCGGGCACGGTGGACGACGCGTACACCGGAGCCGCGCAGAAGATGGCGAAGGTGTTGGACACCAAGTACTCCCGTGCGCACGACCACAAGGGCGGTGACACGATCCGTCACATGGAGCCCGTCGACGACTCGAACTGA
- a CDS encoding amidohydrolase family protein: MANTDKQHGVGRRGFLIATSAAVAAGSLGLPTPGAAATVDEGHRGRIDTHHHATPPAMQEWAVQQGLLPADRDRWPRWAKWDLDETLATMDAGGIAVGVASAPLPTAVVEGDPAVAQRAARVINEALAELARDHPARFGFLAYVPLPHIDVALSEIRYAFDQLDADGVLMMTHVGQTPETARYLGDPSFTRVFAELNERKAVILVHPDNLPGEHGRVIPGVDNYVADYMLATTRAALSMMTSKTLQQCPDLSVILSHGGGFLPYIGGRLELAGRLGEGPDVQSVRTALKRFYYDTAQPTSPYATPTLLHAVPPTHILYGSDWPATPAKEVAVTAAAFDRDPGLDRQLRDRINRSNALDLFPSIARRLRHR, from the coding sequence GTGGCAAACACTGACAAACAGCACGGCGTCGGCAGGCGGGGCTTCCTGATCGCGACATCGGCAGCGGTAGCCGCCGGCAGCCTTGGGCTGCCGACACCGGGCGCGGCTGCGACGGTCGACGAGGGACACCGCGGGCGAATCGACACACACCACCATGCGACTCCACCCGCGATGCAGGAATGGGCCGTACAGCAGGGCCTTCTCCCCGCCGACCGTGACCGGTGGCCGCGTTGGGCGAAGTGGGACCTGGACGAAACGCTGGCAACCATGGACGCCGGCGGGATCGCCGTCGGAGTCGCGTCGGCACCCCTGCCGACGGCAGTCGTCGAAGGCGACCCGGCAGTGGCGCAGCGAGCGGCCCGAGTGATCAACGAGGCGCTCGCCGAACTGGCCCGCGACCACCCGGCGCGGTTCGGTTTCCTGGCTTACGTTCCGTTGCCGCACATCGACGTCGCACTGTCCGAGATCCGCTACGCGTTCGACCAGCTCGACGCCGACGGGGTTCTGATGATGACCCACGTCGGGCAGACCCCGGAAACGGCCCGATACCTCGGTGACCCGTCGTTCACGCGCGTCTTCGCCGAGCTGAACGAGCGAAAGGCCGTGATCCTCGTCCACCCGGACAACCTGCCCGGCGAACACGGGCGGGTGATACCCGGGGTGGACAACTACGTTGCCGACTACATGCTCGCGACGACCCGCGCGGCACTGAGCATGATGACGTCGAAGACCCTCCAGCAGTGCCCGGACCTGTCGGTGATCCTCAGTCACGGCGGCGGGTTCCTGCCGTACATCGGCGGCAGGCTCGAACTCGCAGGCAGGTTGGGCGAAGGGCCTGACGTGCAGAGCGTGCGCACGGCCCTGAAACGCTTCTACTACGACACAGCGCAGCCCACGTCGCCCTACGCCACCCCGACTCTCCTGCATGCCGTGCCGCCGACCCACATCCTGTACGGATCTGATTGGCCCGCAACCCCGGCCAAAGAGGTCGCGGTGACCGCGGCGGCGTTCGATCGCGACCCCGGGCTGGACCGGCAGCTACGCGACCGGATCAACCGCAGCAACGCCCTGGACCTCTTCCCGTCCATTGCCCGGCGCCTGCGACACCGCTGA
- a CDS encoding anti-sigma factor — translation MSTTNEIHTLTGAYALNAVSDIERREFENHMAHCAACAQEVLELQETTARLGRTTAAVAPPALWDNVHRSIRTTRQLPPVPTAGPVPPRRRRWPARVAAGAVAASVVAAVAVGFTMADREADLENQLAQSHSQVDRINAILGAPDAATQRRSEPDGRSATAVVSRQANAMLLTAHGLPALSPNQSFQGWFVTKDGRKTSMGLLHASQGTMVIPDLAAAKDTSFLAITVEPRDGSAAPTGNVVITVPVAV, via the coding sequence ATGAGCACGACCAACGAGATCCACACCCTGACCGGAGCCTACGCCCTCAACGCCGTCTCCGACATCGAACGCAGAGAGTTCGAGAACCACATGGCGCACTGCGCCGCCTGTGCGCAGGAAGTGCTGGAACTCCAGGAAACCACTGCCAGGCTCGGCCGGACGACGGCCGCGGTCGCGCCACCCGCGCTCTGGGACAACGTGCACCGCTCGATCCGCACCACCCGCCAGTTGCCGCCCGTGCCGACCGCCGGACCGGTGCCGCCTCGACGTCGCCGCTGGCCCGCCCGGGTCGCCGCCGGTGCCGTGGCGGCCAGTGTGGTCGCTGCCGTCGCCGTCGGGTTCACCATGGCCGACCGGGAAGCGGACCTGGAGAACCAGCTCGCGCAGTCCCACAGCCAGGTCGACCGGATCAACGCCATCCTCGGCGCGCCGGACGCCGCGACGCAACGGCGGTCCGAACCCGACGGCCGGAGCGCGACCGCGGTGGTCTCCCGCCAGGCGAACGCCATGCTGCTCACGGCGCACGGGCTGCCCGCCCTCTCGCCGAACCAGTCGTTCCAGGGCTGGTTCGTGACCAAGGACGGCAGGAAGACCTCCATGGGGCTGCTGCACGCCTCGCAGGGAACGATGGTCATCCCGGACCTGGCCGCGGCGAAGGACACGTCGTTCCTGGCCATCACCGTCGAACCGCGCGACGGATCGGCGGCGCCGACCGGCAACGTCGTGATCACCGTCCCCGTCGCCGTGTGA
- a CDS encoding EamA family transporter translates to MNLGLLLALSAALAYGAADFIGGAGSRRHSPWQIVLVGQATGALVTLLAGLTLPGSPDLSDFGWALLAGAGSATGSIFLFRGLARGRMGLVAPISAVGAAVLPVLVGVVLGERPGWLVWVGVLATLPGIWLVSREAAPDRPACARGALVDGAIAGVGFGVLFIALAQISADAGLLPLAANQLAGAVLTVAAATSLGQPWRPRRGVLGWGSASGVLGASGTLAFMVATGAASLGVAGVLASLYPAVTVLLAAGVLGERIGARQRTGIGICIIAVATLALG, encoded by the coding sequence ATGAACCTCGGACTCCTCCTGGCGCTCTCGGCGGCCCTCGCCTACGGCGCCGCGGACTTCATCGGCGGCGCCGGTTCGCGCCGGCACTCGCCGTGGCAGATCGTCCTGGTCGGGCAGGCCACCGGAGCGCTCGTCACGCTCCTGGCCGGTCTGACGCTGCCGGGCAGCCCGGACCTGTCGGATTTCGGCTGGGCGCTGCTGGCCGGAGCCGGCTCGGCCACCGGCAGCATCTTCCTGTTCCGCGGGCTGGCCCGCGGCCGGATGGGCCTGGTGGCGCCGATCTCGGCGGTCGGGGCCGCTGTCCTGCCCGTGCTCGTGGGGGTGGTCCTCGGCGAGCGTCCCGGATGGCTGGTCTGGGTCGGTGTGCTCGCCACACTGCCGGGAATCTGGCTGGTCTCCCGTGAGGCCGCGCCGGATCGACCGGCGTGTGCGCGGGGAGCGCTTGTCGACGGAGCCATCGCGGGCGTGGGTTTCGGGGTTCTGTTCATCGCACTCGCCCAGATCTCGGCTGACGCCGGCCTGTTGCCCCTTGCCGCGAACCAGTTGGCCGGTGCGGTGCTGACTGTCGCCGCCGCCACGAGCCTCGGACAACCGTGGCGCCCTCGCCGCGGCGTGCTCGGCTGGGGCAGCGCCTCCGGCGTGCTGGGCGCATCCGGCACACTCGCGTTCATGGTCGCTACCGGAGCGGCGAGCCTCGGCGTCGCCGGAGTCCTTGCCTCGCTCTACCCGGCGGTCACCGTGCTGCTCGCGGCCGGCGTACTCGGAGAGCGAATCGGTGCCAGGCAGCGAACGGGCATCGGTATCTGCATCATCGCTGTTGCCACGCTGGCACTCGGCTGA
- a CDS encoding S8 family peptidase: MRTGSWLAATALAAGGLMGVPPVAVADVLGANTTGAIDGSYVVVLKGQHPVHDLAARYSGTVVHTFSHVFNGFSVRMTERDARRAAADPAVSYVQQNQRIRVSDEQRNPPSWGLDRVDQRRLPMDDVYRYPGTASNVTVYIVDTGVRISHRDFGGRAVWGTNTVDNQNVDCHGHGTHVAGTVGGLDHGVAKSVRLVSAKVFDCDGNGTSEQLAKALDWVVANHVSGPAVANMSLGGPAPDRVIEDAVRRVIADGVVAVVAAGNDSDDACRHSPSRVREALTVGSIGGSDYRSYFSNYGSCVDLFAPGESITSAYNGSDTDWGDLSGTSMATPHVAGAAALLLSRNPALTPAQVATTLLNDSTKNVVVDPRGSPNRLLLVSQ; the protein is encoded by the coding sequence ATGAGGACGGGATCCTGGTTGGCGGCCACGGCGTTGGCAGCCGGTGGACTGATGGGTGTCCCTCCCGTCGCCGTGGCCGATGTGCTGGGCGCGAACACAACCGGCGCGATCGACGGCAGCTATGTGGTGGTACTCAAAGGACAACACCCCGTGCACGACCTGGCAGCACGCTACTCGGGCACGGTCGTGCACACATTTTCCCATGTTTTCAACGGTTTCTCGGTACGAATGACGGAACGCGACGCACGCCGTGCCGCCGCGGACCCCGCGGTGTCGTACGTGCAGCAGAACCAGCGGATACGGGTCTCCGACGAACAACGCAACCCGCCTTCGTGGGGACTGGACCGGGTCGACCAACGACGGCTGCCGATGGACGACGTCTACCGGTATCCCGGCACGGCGTCGAACGTCACCGTCTACATCGTCGACACCGGGGTCCGGATCAGCCACCGGGACTTCGGCGGACGTGCGGTCTGGGGAACGAACACCGTGGACAACCAGAACGTGGACTGCCACGGGCACGGAACCCATGTCGCGGGCACCGTGGGCGGGCTGGATCACGGCGTGGCGAAGAGCGTTCGGCTGGTCTCCGCCAAGGTGTTCGACTGCGACGGCAACGGAACCAGCGAACAGCTCGCGAAGGCGCTGGACTGGGTGGTGGCCAACCACGTGTCCGGCCCGGCCGTGGCGAACATGAGCCTCGGCGGACCCGCGCCTGACCGGGTGATCGAGGACGCCGTACGGCGGGTCATCGCCGACGGTGTCGTAGCGGTTGTGGCAGCGGGCAACGACTCCGACGACGCCTGCCGGCACTCGCCATCCCGGGTGCGGGAAGCGTTGACCGTCGGGTCGATCGGCGGGTCGGACTACCGGTCGTACTTCTCCAACTACGGCAGCTGCGTCGATCTGTTCGCGCCGGGGGAGAGCATCACTTCGGCGTACAACGGCAGCGACACGGACTGGGGTGACCTGTCCGGGACGTCCATGGCCACACCCCACGTGGCCGGTGCGGCGGCGTTGCTGCTGTCCCGCAACCCCGCGCTGACACCGGCCCAGGTCGCGACCACGTTGCTGAACGACTCCACCAAGAACGTGGTCGTCGATCCACGGGGCTCACCGAACCGGCTCCTGCTGGTCAGCCAGTAG
- a CDS encoding MBL fold metallo-hydrolase, with protein sequence MLTQVADGVLVHQSELLLNNTVVVQGGAGVLLIDAGIRGDEMICLANDLRELGQPVAAGFSTHPDWDHVLWHAQLGDVPRYGTARCAAVMRDLLANADWKTRVHEGLPPEIAEETPLDLFGLITGLPGETTHVPWDGPRVRVIEHPAHSPGHAALLIEEHGVLVAGDMLSDVFVPMLDDVNGTNDPIEEYLVGLRRLEDAADDVDAVIPGHGSVGRADQVMARIDLDRAYVRALRDGDVVDDPRIGPSAKPGWEWVSDIHAGQLRRFARKN encoded by the coding sequence ATGCTGACACAGGTCGCTGACGGTGTGCTGGTCCACCAGAGCGAGTTACTCCTGAACAACACCGTTGTCGTGCAAGGCGGGGCCGGTGTGTTGCTGATCGACGCCGGGATCCGGGGCGACGAAATGATCTGCCTGGCCAACGACCTGCGTGAACTGGGCCAGCCCGTTGCGGCGGGCTTCTCGACACATCCCGATTGGGACCACGTGCTCTGGCATGCCCAACTCGGCGACGTGCCTCGTTACGGTACAGCGCGCTGTGCGGCCGTCATGCGGGATCTGCTGGCGAACGCGGACTGGAAGACCCGCGTCCACGAAGGACTGCCACCGGAAATCGCCGAGGAGACACCGCTGGACCTGTTCGGCCTCATCACGGGTCTGCCTGGGGAAACCACGCACGTTCCTTGGGACGGCCCGCGAGTCCGCGTCATCGAGCACCCGGCGCACTCCCCGGGCCACGCGGCACTGCTGATCGAGGAACACGGGGTGCTCGTCGCCGGTGACATGCTCTCCGACGTCTTCGTCCCGATGCTCGACGACGTGAACGGCACCAACGACCCGATCGAGGAGTACCTCGTCGGGCTGCGACGGCTCGAAGACGCGGCCGACGACGTCGATGCCGTCATTCCCGGGCACGGATCCGTCGGCAGAGCCGATCAGGTAATGGCAAGGATCGACCTGGACCGTGCGTACGTCCGTGCTCTGCGGGACGGGGACGTTGTCGACGACCCGCGGATCGGCCCGTCGGCCAAACCCGGCTGGGAGTGGGTAAGCGACATACACGCCGGGCAACTCCGGCGCTTCGCCCGAAAAAACTAG
- a CDS encoding PLP-dependent aminotransferase family protein, whose protein sequence is MTVKWGRGGPDLLVTLDRSAGPLGIQIQDQVRAAIRGRRLGAGERLPSSRRLADLLGVSRGTVVDVYEQLLAEGYVESTVGSGTRVAAVPAVEPARQTFGSASPSRPVEVDFEYGIPDLGSVPLADWSWAVSEATRTLPTAGLGDEDPSGSRHLREVVTAYHRRVRSGCAVAADAVVVSGFRLGLALTLATLAQHGIQCIALEDPGPREHDIIARRAGLSAVPVPVDEHGLDVNRLRETGARAVLLTPAHQCPTGVALGPSRRRDLVAWADEVDGVILEDDYDAEFRYDRQPVGSLQGLNPDRVIALGSVSKTLAPAIRLGWVLAPPRFVPGIAEEQRLSSRGAPMLDQEALALLMESGRFDRHLRRVREIYRARRDVLTAETERAFGPDRLHGLAAGCHALLHLPDGTSERAVVSTAAAMGVRVNGLTHYRFAPAGTEPHPPALVLGFGNVSELRIRRGIRTLAEAVQTVHNG, encoded by the coding sequence ATGACCGTCAAATGGGGACGTGGTGGCCCCGACCTTCTGGTGACGTTGGACCGCAGCGCCGGGCCGCTCGGGATCCAGATCCAGGATCAGGTGCGGGCGGCGATCCGTGGTCGGCGACTCGGCGCCGGGGAGCGTTTGCCGTCGAGCCGGCGCCTGGCCGACCTGCTTGGCGTGTCCCGCGGCACGGTCGTTGACGTCTATGAGCAGTTGCTGGCCGAGGGGTACGTCGAGTCGACGGTCGGTTCCGGGACGCGGGTGGCCGCTGTGCCGGCCGTCGAGCCCGCTCGGCAAACGTTTGGCTCTGCCTCGCCGTCCCGGCCGGTCGAGGTCGACTTCGAGTACGGCATCCCCGATCTCGGTTCGGTGCCGTTGGCCGACTGGAGCTGGGCGGTGTCGGAGGCGACACGGACCCTGCCGACGGCCGGCTTGGGTGACGAGGACCCGTCCGGTTCGCGGCACCTGCGGGAGGTCGTCACCGCCTACCACCGTCGTGTCCGGTCGGGGTGCGCGGTCGCCGCGGACGCCGTCGTTGTGTCGGGTTTCCGGCTGGGGCTGGCTTTGACCCTCGCAACGCTGGCCCAGCACGGCATCCAGTGCATCGCACTGGAGGATCCCGGCCCTCGTGAGCACGACATCATCGCTCGCCGCGCGGGCCTTTCCGCCGTGCCGGTTCCAGTCGACGAGCATGGCCTCGACGTGAACCGCCTGCGCGAGACCGGCGCACGGGCGGTGTTGCTGACACCGGCCCACCAGTGCCCCACCGGTGTCGCGCTCGGCCCGTCACGGCGACGCGACCTGGTCGCCTGGGCAGACGAGGTCGACGGGGTGATCCTCGAGGACGACTACGACGCCGAGTTCCGCTACGACCGTCAGCCGGTCGGCTCGCTGCAGGGCCTCAACCCCGACCGCGTGATCGCGCTGGGGTCGGTGAGCAAGACGCTCGCGCCCGCGATCCGGCTGGGCTGGGTGCTCGCACCACCGCGGTTCGTGCCGGGAATCGCCGAGGAGCAACGGCTCAGTTCCCGCGGCGCGCCCATGCTGGACCAGGAAGCGTTGGCTCTGTTGATGGAGTCAGGCCGGTTCGACCGCCACCTGCGACGCGTACGGGAGATCTACCGCGCACGCCGGGACGTGCTGACAGCCGAGACTGAACGAGCCTTCGGCCCGGACCGGCTGCATGGGCTGGCAGCCGGCTGCCACGCCCTGCTGCACCTGCCCGACGGAACATCCGAACGCGCCGTCGTGTCGACCGCGGCGGCGATGGGCGTCCGGGTCAACGGGCTAACCCACTACCGCTTCGCACCTGCCGGCACCGAACCGCACCCGCCCGCTCTCGTCCTCGGCTTCGGCAACGTCAGTGAACTGCGGATCCGCCGCGGCATCCGCACCCTCGCCGAAGCCGTCCAAACCGTCCATAATGGATAG
- a CDS encoding DUF11 domain-containing protein codes for MLTTAALLAATLLSGAANVPLPARADISVDLALTSTIVLPGARVELSITNHGPEPLTSATIVVRFGADAGVAQPAPCTFDAAADTLTCPFGPLPVGGTATISTTTYFLLGGPPTRFANTAARTVSTPLDPNSANDTDSEYCTYLGGGFPPPPVPTLYC; via the coding sequence GTGTTGACGACCGCAGCACTGCTCGCCGCAACCCTGCTCAGCGGCGCCGCGAACGTCCCGTTACCCGCACGCGCTGACATCTCCGTCGACCTCGCTTTGACGTCGACGATCGTGCTCCCCGGTGCCCGTGTCGAACTGTCGATCACCAACCACGGCCCGGAACCGCTCACCTCCGCGACGATCGTCGTGCGGTTCGGCGCCGACGCCGGGGTGGCACAGCCGGCGCCGTGCACCTTCGACGCCGCGGCCGACACGCTCACGTGCCCCTTCGGCCCGCTGCCCGTCGGCGGCACTGCGACGATCTCCACCACCACGTATTTCCTGCTCGGCGGTCCGCCCACCCGCTTCGCCAACACAGCGGCACGGACAGTCAGCACACCACTGGACCCCAACAGCGCCAACGACACCGACAGCGAGTACTGCACCTACCTCGGCGGCGGGTTCCCCCCGCCGCCCGTGCCAACGCTGTACTGCTGA
- a CDS encoding DUF4394 domain-containing protein: MLSQSGVLTRHDAALRLIPKSSKRITGVAKNDRLIGLDSRPATGGLYALSRSGQLYRIDAATAAATAVGSPIALQGKAIGFDFNPTVDRIRVVTDTGQNLRLHPDTGAVAGTDTPLSYPSENRTPQVTASGYTNSVAGATSTALYGLDSARDSLVKQGSLPGETPVVSPNTGQLTTIGRLGLNIGAVNGFDITGTASAGAYNPRDYKAVAAVRVHGLTLLVSVDLTTGRARAVSPLLTDVAGLTFAG; the protein is encoded by the coding sequence GTGCTCAGTCAGAGCGGTGTGCTCACCCGTCACGATGCGGCCCTCCGGCTGATTCCGAAGTCCAGCAAACGCATCACCGGCGTCGCCAAGAACGACCGCTTGATCGGACTGGACTCCCGTCCCGCGACTGGCGGCCTGTACGCGCTGTCCCGTTCCGGTCAGCTGTACCGGATCGACGCCGCAACCGCGGCCGCCACCGCGGTCGGCTCCCCGATCGCGCTGCAGGGCAAAGCGATCGGCTTCGACTTCAACCCGACCGTCGACCGGATCAGGGTGGTCACCGACACGGGCCAGAACCTCCGGCTCCACCCGGACACAGGCGCCGTCGCGGGTACCGACACTCCCTTGAGCTACCCCAGCGAGAACCGCACACCCCAAGTCACCGCATCCGGATACACCAACAGCGTCGCCGGAGCGACCTCCACCGCCCTCTACGGCCTTGACTCCGCCCGCGACAGTCTCGTCAAACAGGGCAGCCTGCCCGGCGAAACGCCCGTCGTGTCGCCGAACACCGGCCAACTGACCACCATCGGCCGCCTGGGCCTGAACATCGGCGCCGTCAACGGCTTCGACATCACCGGCACCGCGAGCGCGGGCGCCTACAACCCCCGCGACTACAAGGCCGTGGCGGCCGTTCGGGTACACGGGCTGACTCTGCTGGTCAGCGTCGACCTGACGACTGGCCGGGCCCGCGCGGTCTCCCCGTTGCTCACCGACGTCGCAGGCCTGACTTTCGCCGGCTGA
- a CDS encoding ferritin-like domain-containing protein → MFGKRYAARMISRSAGNREDRRRFLQAAGVAGLGVVGAAALGSATATAAPRAAAAQVSDAAVLNFALNLEYLEAEFYLHAVTGKGLADSLTTGTGTRGGVTGGRAVRFKTKAARQYAQEIAADEKAHVAFLRGALGSAAVSRPAIDLQSSFTAAAQAAGLVKPGRSFDAFACEENFLLAAYLFEDVGVTAYKGAAPLIDNKTYLEAAAGILAVEAYHAGNIRSALYQYDGGLLNLGLLGRDLREASVKLSDARDSLDGKTDLDQGVIDSQGRANIVPADANGIAFSRSPGQVLNIVYLTNKAATSGGFFPKGVNGEVNTSDNNA, encoded by the coding sequence GTGTTTGGCAAGCGTTATGCCGCGAGGATGATCAGTCGCAGTGCGGGCAACCGCGAGGACCGGCGCCGTTTCCTGCAAGCCGCGGGTGTCGCCGGCCTCGGCGTGGTCGGAGCCGCGGCTCTCGGTTCCGCGACCGCGACGGCGGCACCCAGGGCCGCGGCCGCTCAGGTCAGCGACGCGGCGGTGCTCAACTTCGCGCTCAACCTCGAATACCTGGAAGCCGAGTTCTACCTGCACGCCGTCACCGGCAAAGGCCTCGCAGACTCGCTGACCACCGGCACCGGCACCCGCGGCGGCGTCACCGGCGGCCGTGCGGTGCGGTTCAAAACCAAGGCCGCCCGCCAGTACGCCCAGGAGATCGCCGCCGACGAGAAAGCCCACGTCGCGTTCCTGCGCGGCGCGCTGGGCTCGGCCGCGGTCAGCCGTCCCGCGATCGACCTGCAAAGCAGCTTCACCGCAGCCGCCCAGGCCGCCGGACTGGTGAAACCGGGCCGCAGCTTCGACGCGTTCGCCTGCGAGGAGAACTTCCTCCTCGCGGCGTACCTGTTCGAAGACGTCGGCGTCACCGCCTACAAAGGCGCGGCACCGTTGATCGACAACAAGACCTACCTGGAAGCCGCCGCGGGGATCCTGGCCGTGGAGGCGTACCACGCGGGCAACATCCGCAGCGCCCTCTACCAATACGACGGTGGCCTGCTCAACCTCGGGCTGCTCGGACGCGATCTGCGGGAAGCGTCGGTGAAGCTGTCCGACGCGCGTGACAGCCTGGACGGCAAAACCGACCTCGACCAGGGTGTCATCGACAGCCAAGGCCGCGCCAACATCGTGCCGGCCGACGCCAACGGCATCGCCTTCTCCCGCAGCCCCGGCCAGGTCCTCAACATCGTGTACCTGACCAACAAAGCCGCGACCTCCGGCGGGTTCTTCCCCAAGGGCGTCAACGGCGAGGTCAACACCAGCGACAACAACGCATAA